A genomic window from Tolypothrix sp. PCC 7910 includes:
- the trpE gene encoding anthranilate synthase component I translates to MIFPDFSDFSQLALQGNFVPVYQEWVADLDTPVSAWYKVCAGQPYSFLLESVEGGEKLGRYSLLGCDPLWILEARGNNTTQTHRDGSQVAFAGDPFTALANCLEPYKPVKLPQLPPGIGGLFGFWGYELINWIEPRVPIYPQDERNIPDGLWMQVDHLLIFDQVKRKIWAIAYADLRDPNVDLQAAYQQAGDRVSQMVSKLSLPLSPEKTIFEWTPPASKGKVSSIEEYTSNFTRKDFCASVEKAKQYIRAGDIFQVVISQRLSTEYTGDPFALYRSLRQINPSPYMAYFNFQDWQIIGSSPEVMVKAERDRDGDIIATVRPIAGTRPRGKTTKEDAAYAEDLLQDPKEIAEHVMLVDLGRNDLGRVCQSGSVRVDELMVVERYSHVMHIVSNVVGKLADDKTAWDLLKACFPAGTVSGAPKIRAMEIIHELEPSRRGVYSGVYGYYDFEGQLNSAIAIRTMVFNNHQVTVQAGAGLVADSEPEKEYEETLNKARGLLEAIRCLR, encoded by the coding sequence ATGATTTTTCCCGATTTTTCTGACTTTTCTCAATTAGCTTTACAAGGTAACTTCGTTCCGGTGTATCAGGAATGGGTGGCAGATCTTGACACACCAGTATCAGCTTGGTACAAGGTCTGTGCTGGTCAACCCTATAGCTTTTTGTTGGAATCTGTGGAAGGTGGGGAAAAATTAGGACGTTATAGTTTGTTGGGTTGCGATCCGCTTTGGATATTGGAAGCAAGGGGTAATAATACAACCCAAACACATCGAGATGGTTCGCAAGTAGCGTTTGCTGGTGACCCTTTTACGGCTTTAGCCAATTGTTTAGAACCTTATAAACCAGTTAAGTTACCACAACTGCCACCAGGAATAGGTGGATTATTTGGCTTTTGGGGTTATGAATTAATTAACTGGATAGAACCCCGGGTGCCAATTTATCCGCAGGATGAGAGAAATATTCCTGATGGATTGTGGATGCAGGTAGATCACCTGTTAATTTTTGACCAAGTCAAGCGGAAAATTTGGGCGATCGCTTATGCTGATTTACGCGATCCAAATGTGGATTTACAGGCAGCTTATCAACAAGCTGGCGATCGCGTCTCCCAAATGGTCAGTAAGTTGTCTTTGCCGTTGTCACCAGAGAAAACTATCTTTGAATGGACACCTCCAGCTAGTAAAGGTAAAGTTTCCTCCATAGAAGAATACACGAGCAACTTTACACGTAAAGACTTCTGCGCCAGTGTGGAAAAGGCTAAACAATACATCAGAGCTGGAGATATTTTTCAAGTAGTTATTTCTCAGCGATTATCAACAGAATACACAGGCGATCCTTTTGCCCTTTATCGTTCGCTGCGGCAAATTAATCCCTCGCCTTACATGGCGTATTTTAACTTTCAAGATTGGCAAATTATCGGTTCCAGCCCCGAAGTGATGGTGAAGGCAGAACGCGATCGCGATGGTGATATTATTGCTACAGTCCGTCCGATTGCAGGAACACGCCCTAGGGGTAAAACCACCAAAGAAGATGCAGCCTATGCCGAAGATTTGCTGCAAGACCCTAAAGAAATTGCCGAACACGTGATGCTGGTAGATTTAGGGCGAAATGATTTAGGACGCGTTTGCCAAAGTGGTAGTGTAAGAGTTGATGAATTAATGGTGGTGGAACGCTACTCCCATGTCATGCACATTGTTAGTAATGTTGTGGGTAAGTTAGCAGACGATAAAACCGCATGGGATCTACTTAAAGCTTGCTTCCCAGCAGGTACAGTTAGCGGCGCACCCAAAATTCGCGCAATGGAAATTATTCACGAATTAGAACCCAGCCGTCGCGGTGTTTACTCTGGTGTTTATGGTTATTACGATTTTGAAGGACAATTGAATAGTGCGATCGCAATTCGCACAATGGTATTTAATAATCATCAAGTTACTGTGCAAGCTGGTGCAGGTTTAGTAGCTGATTCTGAACCGGAAAAAGAATATGAAGAGACACTCAATAAAGCCAGAGGCTTGTTAGAGGCGATTCGTTGTTTAAGGTGA
- a CDS encoding photosystem I reaction center subunit II PsaD, producing the protein MAETLSGKTPLFAGNTGGLLKKAEVEEKYAITWTSPKQQVFELPTGGAATMQQGQNLLYLARKEYGIALGGQLRKFKITDYKIYRILPSGETSLIHPADGVFPEKVNAGREKVRFVPRRIGENPNPSALKFSGKYTYDA; encoded by the coding sequence ATGGCAGAAACACTTTCTGGAAAAACTCCACTCTTTGCTGGCAACACTGGCGGCCTACTCAAAAAAGCAGAAGTGGAAGAAAAGTACGCTATCACCTGGACTAGCCCCAAGCAGCAAGTTTTTGAACTGCCTACAGGTGGTGCAGCCACAATGCAGCAAGGTCAAAACCTGCTGTACTTGGCTCGGAAAGAATATGGCATCGCTTTGGGTGGTCAACTCCGGAAATTTAAAATCACAGACTACAAAATTTACCGGATTTTGCCCAGCGGAGAAACTTCTTTGATTCACCCAGCTGATGGCGTATTCCCTGAAAAGGTGAATGCTGGCCGTGAGAAAGTACGTTTTGTACCACGCAGAATTGGTGAAAACCCCAATCCATCAGCACTCAAATTTAGTGGCAAATATACCTATGATGCATAG
- a CDS encoding DICT sensory domain-containing protein — protein sequence MSISTSVLSDLLQFLPYLRPQLYFKASLTALSHAMEDQVLAATLVEPLVIASFQRERFYRQEAHRYQRLSERSSHVYVLSAPETDFTNSSEYYEKIAFEPDDALSQEWHLVVIADNYATCLVCRESLGSIAKHKQLPDLVPNLDMDTARRFEGVWTSERGVSLKAAQLLLDRILIYRPDLLEKVEEARQRFGIGKPRINSGVVQTSEYACDIDTDPFVQRLVTYLQASQYKLHKAYRSITAQARKERLINSISTAIRRSLDPHEVLQIAAQELGQHMGAGRCLIYRVQATEAKAIIEHEFLTPGVTSVKGQTWELDKNPLFREIIQRGEGVCVSDTLTEPWVNSSTMLSAIARKFAIRSWLMEPVFYQGRLLGIVELHYCTMPVHECQPAELDLVKAIATQVGAALIQAEAYANLEVLNQQLEALDRTRSNLIAITGHELRTPLSTIQVCLESLASEPDMPQDLQQVMLSTALSDSERMRKLVQDFLTLSNLESGRIEWHPESLTVQECVDLALSRMRIRSTTEKFPSISTDIPQNLPLVKADGDWLVEVMAKLVDNAYKFTPSQGEISISATCNDQKMVEVTVADTGRGIEPNRLEIVFDRFYQEEGALRRSAGGTGLGLAICRLIVNGWGGEIWAESTGKDQGSQFRFTIPIVQSSQEEKRTRKGR from the coding sequence ATGAGCATTTCGACTTCCGTGCTGAGTGATCTGCTACAGTTCCTCCCCTACCTGCGGCCCCAGCTATATTTCAAGGCTTCACTAACGGCGCTCTCCCATGCGATGGAAGACCAGGTTTTGGCGGCGACTTTAGTCGAGCCTTTGGTAATTGCTAGCTTCCAACGTGAGCGGTTCTACCGCCAAGAAGCTCATCGATACCAACGGCTCTCCGAGCGAAGTAGTCATGTATACGTGCTATCTGCACCAGAAACTGATTTTACTAATAGCTCGGAATACTATGAAAAAATAGCTTTTGAACCAGATGATGCTTTAAGCCAAGAATGGCATTTAGTAGTAATTGCAGATAATTATGCTACCTGCCTAGTGTGCCGAGAAAGCTTAGGCTCCATTGCCAAACATAAGCAGCTTCCCGATCTAGTACCTAATCTGGATATGGATACAGCACGTAGGTTTGAAGGCGTTTGGACATCAGAAAGGGGAGTCAGCTTGAAAGCAGCCCAACTGCTATTAGACAGGATTTTAATTTACAGACCAGATTTGCTTGAGAAAGTAGAGGAAGCACGCCAGCGGTTTGGTATAGGAAAACCGAGAATTAACTCAGGAGTAGTACAAACCAGCGAATATGCTTGTGATATAGATACTGACCCTTTTGTGCAACGCTTAGTAACTTATTTGCAAGCTAGTCAGTATAAATTACACAAAGCCTATCGTTCGATTACAGCCCAAGCACGCAAAGAACGCTTAATTAACTCAATTAGTACTGCAATTCGGCGATCGCTCGATCCCCATGAAGTCCTGCAAATAGCTGCACAAGAATTAGGGCAGCACATGGGGGCTGGTCGCTGTTTGATTTACCGCGTGCAAGCTACAGAAGCCAAAGCCATCATTGAACATGAATTTTTAACCCCTGGGGTGACATCTGTGAAGGGACAAACCTGGGAGTTAGATAAAAATCCCCTATTTCGGGAAATTATTCAACGGGGTGAGGGTGTGTGTGTTAGCGATACCTTAACTGAGCCTTGGGTGAACAGCTCAACCATGTTGTCTGCGATCGCCAGAAAGTTTGCTATTCGTTCTTGGTTGATGGAACCAGTATTTTATCAAGGGCGATTACTAGGCATCGTAGAGTTACACTATTGCACTATGCCAGTTCATGAATGCCAACCAGCAGAATTGGATTTAGTAAAAGCGATCGCTACCCAAGTAGGAGCAGCACTAATTCAAGCTGAAGCCTACGCTAACCTCGAAGTCCTAAATCAGCAGTTAGAAGCTCTCGACCGCACCCGCAGCAACCTGATAGCCATTACTGGGCACGAACTCCGCACGCCCCTATCTACAATTCAAGTTTGCCTAGAAAGCCTTGCCAGCGAACCAGATATGCCCCAAGATTTGCAGCAGGTAATGCTGAGTACTGCGCTGTCTGATTCCGAACGGATGCGGAAGTTAGTGCAAGATTTCTTAACACTTTCTAATCTAGAAAGTGGTCGTATAGAATGGCACCCAGAATCATTAACTGTACAAGAGTGTGTTGATTTAGCCCTCAGTCGCATGAGAATACGCTCAACCACCGAAAAATTCCCTTCAATCTCCACTGATATACCCCAAAACCTACCTTTAGTGAAAGCTGATGGTGATTGGCTAGTGGAGGTAATGGCGAAACTGGTAGATAACGCTTATAAATTTACTCCCTCACAAGGAGAAATCAGCATTAGTGCTACTTGCAACGACCAAAAGATGGTTGAGGTCACCGTGGCTGATACAGGCAGAGGCATCGAACCAAACCGCCTAGAAATAGTTTTTGACAGATTTTATCAAGAAGAGGGCGCACTACGACGCAGCGCCGGTGGTACTGGTCTTGGATTAGCAATTTGTCGTCTAATTGTCAATGGCTGGGGCGGTGAAATTTGGGCAGAGTCAACGGGTAAAGACCAAGGCAGTCAATTTCGCTTTACCATCCCCATCGTTCAGTCTAGCCAGGAGGAAAAGCGGACGAGGAAGGGGAGATGA
- a CDS encoding HetP family heterocyst commitment protein, with protein MNHDISDISSKLKNSIPPEQFDQVVEAILSGKYSWACVLMLRFAGYNPLHYIPYRTYNRLLKENSLMSRSNNQQNPNINIVKQSAGKRSDTHASPTSLSKIKEFPYLEVVGK; from the coding sequence ATGAACCACGATATTTCTGACATTAGTAGCAAGTTAAAGAACTCTATTCCTCCTGAGCAATTTGATCAGGTCGTGGAAGCGATTCTTTCTGGAAAGTATTCCTGGGCCTGTGTATTAATGTTACGTTTTGCTGGTTACAATCCTTTACATTACATCCCTTATCGGACTTACAATCGATTGCTCAAAGAAAACTCCCTCATGAGCCGGTCTAACAACCAGCAAAATCCCAATATTAACATTGTCAAACAATCTGCCGGAAAAAGGTCTGATACTCATGCTTCACCCACTAGCTTAAGCAAAATTAAGGAATTTCCTTATCTTGAGGTTGTTGGGAAGTAG
- the psbA gene encoding photosystem II q(b) protein, whose amino-acid sequence MTATLQQRQSANVWDRFCEWITSTNNRLYIGWFGVLMIPTLLAATACFVIAFIAAPPVDIDGIREPVAGSLIYGNNIISGAVVPSSNAIGLHFYPIWEAASLDEWLYNGGPYQLVIFHFLIGVFCYLGREWELSYRLGMRPWICLAFSAPVAAATAVFLIYPIGQGSFSDGMPLGISGTFNFMIVFQAEHNILMHPFHMLGVAGVFGGSLFSAMHGSLVTSSLVRETTENESQNYGYKFGQEEETYNIVAAHGYFGRLIFQYASFNNSRSLHFFLAAWPVIGIWFTALGVSTMAFNLNGFNFNQSVIDSTGRVVNTWADIINRANLGMEVMHERNAHNFPLDLAAGEVAPVAMSAPAING is encoded by the coding sequence ATGACAGCAACCTTACAACAGCGCCAAAGCGCTAACGTATGGGATCGCTTCTGCGAATGGATCACCAGCACCAATAACCGTCTATACATCGGTTGGTTCGGTGTCCTCATGATCCCAACCCTACTAGCTGCTACAGCTTGCTTCGTAATCGCCTTCATCGCTGCTCCTCCAGTAGACATCGATGGTATCCGTGAACCTGTTGCAGGTTCTTTAATCTACGGAAACAACATCATCTCTGGTGCAGTTGTTCCTTCTTCTAACGCTATCGGTTTGCACTTCTACCCAATTTGGGAAGCAGCTTCCTTAGATGAGTGGTTGTACAACGGCGGCCCTTACCAATTGGTAATTTTCCACTTCTTAATCGGGGTATTCTGCTACCTCGGTCGTGAGTGGGAATTGTCTTACCGCTTGGGTATGCGTCCTTGGATCTGCCTAGCATTCTCTGCACCTGTTGCAGCAGCAACCGCAGTATTCTTGATCTACCCCATTGGTCAAGGTTCCTTCTCTGATGGTATGCCTTTGGGTATCTCTGGTACCTTCAACTTCATGATCGTGTTCCAAGCTGAGCACAACATCCTCATGCACCCCTTCCACATGTTAGGTGTGGCTGGTGTATTCGGCGGTTCTTTGTTCAGTGCAATGCACGGTTCTCTTGTAACCTCCTCCTTGGTTCGTGAAACCACCGAGAACGAATCTCAAAACTACGGTTACAAGTTCGGTCAAGAGGAAGAAACATACAACATCGTAGCTGCTCACGGTTACTTTGGTCGTCTAATCTTCCAATACGCTTCTTTCAACAACAGCCGTTCTCTACACTTCTTCTTGGCTGCATGGCCTGTAATCGGTATCTGGTTTACCGCTTTGGGTGTCAGCACAATGGCGTTCAACTTGAACGGTTTCAACTTCAACCAGTCTGTGATTGATTCCACTGGTCGTGTAGTCAACACATGGGCTGACATCATCAACCGCGCTAACTTGGGTATGGAAGTCATGCACGAGCGTAACGCTCACAACTTCCCTCTAGACTTGGCTGCTGGTGAAGTTGCTCCTGTTGCAATGAGCGCTCCTGCAATCAACGGCTAA